From Candidatus Eremiobacterota bacterium, one genomic window encodes:
- a CDS encoding carbon-nitrogen hydrolase family protein — translation MGSPLKIGLCQIRIAGEKQANISKAIHMVREAAEEGCSLVVLPELFNCPLEPELFHSFAESYPGGETLEALSGAASDERVVLVGGSIPETDGKGSLYNASFIFDERGMLLGRHRKVHLFDVDIKGGITFKESDTISAGNEITVVRTDFATLGVAICYDVRFPEFSRAMVMRGAEILVFPAAFNSTTGPAHWEILMRARAVDNQVYVLAASPAAGGKSSYKYYGHSMAVDPWGSVLTEAGAEETLVICEIDIERVYKVRRELPLLRHMRRKIYEGASDASEQRRFY, via the coding sequence ATGGGGAGTCCCCTGAAAATCGGGTTATGCCAGATCAGGATAGCCGGCGAAAAGCAGGCAAATATCAGCAAGGCCATTCATATGGTGAGGGAGGCCGCAGAAGAGGGATGCTCCCTGGTGGTGCTTCCCGAGCTGTTCAACTGTCCCCTCGAGCCCGAGCTTTTCCACTCTTTTGCCGAGAGCTACCCCGGCGGTGAGACGCTGGAAGCGCTCTCCGGCGCCGCTTCAGATGAAAGGGTAGTCCTTGTGGGAGGGTCCATCCCCGAGACAGACGGCAAAGGGAGCCTCTATAACGCCAGTTTCATCTTTGACGAGAGGGGAATGCTCCTTGGGAGGCACAGGAAGGTCCACCTCTTTGACGTGGACATAAAAGGGGGCATCACCTTCAAGGAATCAGACACCATCAGCGCGGGAAATGAGATCACCGTGGTGCGCACCGATTTCGCCACCCTCGGCGTGGCCATATGCTATGATGTGCGCTTTCCCGAGTTTTCGAGAGCGATGGTGATGAGAGGCGCCGAGATCCTTGTCTTCCCTGCAGCCTTCAACAGCACTACGGGGCCTGCCCACTGGGAGATCCTTATGAGGGCGAGGGCCGTGGACAACCAGGTCTATGTGCTGGCTGCCTCTCCCGCGGCAGGAGGAAAGTCATCCTATAAGTATTACGGCCACTCAATGGCCGTTGACCCCTGGGGATCGGTCCTCACGGAGGCAGGGGCGGAAGAGACTCTCGTGATCTGTGAGATAGATATTGAGCGCGTTTACAAGGTGAGACGGGAGCTTCCCCTTCTCCGCCATATGCGCAGGAAGATCTACGAGGGGGCCTCGGATGCCAGCGAGCAGCGCCGCTTTTACTGA
- a CDS encoding GNAT family N-acetyltransferase — MADHREEITVRDAVAGDLEAIISLYCRKEYFPSPVRAHAEEEHRAYAVRMMRERGHFLGNDPDLRVFMAISGGEPAGYLMVLLNLVETITGERQALLYDYAFSDAGRGRDMMELLYGRALEVIKERGVPYAIVEVAPADRKGLELFESMGFRMEMHRIIKKAERLVITVPDPDPFVVRKAVQGDLMFVILLNQSCGSFTIPPGRDMPRGEIMVRYMKAYMELKLDENDLFTAFIIEDRAAEKPIGYLMYKLNACDSMTGDRIGYIYDLAIDPAYWGKRATQRIMREGERSLAERDITYLVGDISHDNQRALKTAVKSLHFTEESVRWAARVPM, encoded by the coding sequence ATGGCCGACCACAGGGAAGAGATCACCGTAAGGGATGCCGTTGCAGGCGACCTGGAAGCAATCATCTCCCTTTACTGCAGAAAGGAGTACTTCCCCTCACCGGTAAGGGCCCATGCCGAAGAGGAGCACAGGGCTTATGCGGTGAGAATGATGAGGGAGCGGGGACATTTCCTTGGCAATGATCCCGATCTCAGGGTCTTCATGGCCATTTCAGGGGGAGAGCCCGCAGGCTATCTCATGGTGCTGCTGAACCTTGTTGAGACAATCACAGGAGAGCGGCAGGCCCTGCTCTACGATTATGCCTTCTCTGATGCCGGAAGAGGCCGTGATATGATGGAGCTTCTCTACGGCAGGGCCCTGGAGGTGATAAAAGAGCGGGGTGTTCCCTATGCCATCGTTGAGGTTGCCCCTGCCGACAGGAAAGGCCTGGAGCTCTTCGAGTCCATGGGCTTCAGGATGGAAATGCACCGGATCATCAAGAAAGCGGAGCGCCTTGTCATCACGGTGCCCGATCCCGACCCCTTCGTGGTACGAAAGGCCGTGCAGGGCGACCTTATGTTCGTCATACTTCTCAACCAGAGCTGCGGCTCCTTCACAATTCCCCCCGGCCGGGACATGCCCCGCGGCGAGATCATGGTCCGCTACATGAAGGCTTACATGGAGCTGAAACTCGATGAGAATGACCTCTTTACCGCCTTCATCATAGAGGACAGGGCCGCGGAAAAGCCCATAGGCTATCTGATGTACAAGCTGAATGCCTGCGACTCAATGACGGGAGACCGGATAGGCTATATCTACGACCTGGCCATCGACCCCGCCTACTGGGGAAAGAGGGCCACCCAGAGAATCATGCGGGAAGGCGAGCGCTCACTGGCAGAAAGGGATATCACCTACCTCGTGGGAGATATTTCCCATGACAACCAGAGGGCTCTCAAGACCGCCGTAAAGAGCCTGCATTTCACCGAGGAAAGCGTCAGGTGGGCCGCCAGGGTCCCCATGTGA
- a CDS encoding OsmC family protein translates to MAVEVDIFYEGDLHCRAVHLPSGSSFMTDAPVDNGGKGELFSPTDLVGTALGSCILTIMGLVAQRNSLDIRGAKVHVKKEMAAAPVRRIGSLHATVTIPRGSALSPAARTKLEQTAKACPVRQSLHPDVELHIDIVYAD, encoded by the coding sequence ATGGCCGTCGAGGTGGATATCTTTTACGAGGGCGACCTTCACTGCAGGGCCGTCCATCTTCCTTCAGGGTCATCTTTTATGACCGACGCCCCGGTGGACAATGGAGGCAAGGGAGAGCTCTTCTCTCCCACCGATCTGGTAGGCACTGCCCTTGGCTCATGCATCCTCACCATTATGGGCCTTGTTGCCCAGCGCAACAGCCTGGACATAAGGGGAGCGAAGGTCCATGTGAAAAAGGAGATGGCTGCAGCGCCCGTAAGGCGTATAGGCTCTCTCCATGCCACGGTGACAATCCCCCGCGGATCAGCCCTTTCGCCTGCAGCGCGTACAAAGCTGGAGCAGACGGCAAAGGCATGCCCTGTAAGGCAGAGCCTCCACCCCGACGTGGAGCTTCACATTGACATTGTGTATGCCGATTGA
- a CDS encoding radical SAM protein, with product MAFFFKPYRADTIGLITTYRCPFSCRHCLYCSSPQREDEISNEALSTIISEASLALGEAGVHIGGGEPLLNEHMVEYAVKALNKTRLVLEYLETNGFPLRIDTEGRLQRLKAMGIPMLLLSISPFHNEFISAHEVERIFHSIIKVFGYEGIFPWHPGYFPFLRRVDPERPVPLEEYFGAFSPQEIRLQLESLIYLHPSGRAAYFFARYLPTFRAEHFFRHPCGEALKSPVHVHVDYRGAYLPGFCAGLSLGEGAAFQLEKLYGEGIDLALYPVLELIVREGLEGLYRHGLSQGYEPIAGGYVSACHLCIDLRIHLYNGGYRGAELYPRFFYDELSHQSLAARIGKASESLS from the coding sequence ATGGCTTTCTTTTTTAAGCCTTACCGGGCTGATACCATCGGCCTTATCACTACTTACCGCTGCCCGTTTTCCTGCCGGCACTGCCTTTATTGCTCGTCACCCCAGAGAGAAGATGAGATCAGCAATGAAGCCCTTTCCACTATAATATCAGAGGCATCCCTTGCCCTGGGAGAGGCGGGGGTGCACATCGGGGGCGGTGAGCCCCTTCTGAATGAGCATATGGTTGAATATGCCGTGAAAGCTCTCAACAAGACAAGGCTTGTCCTCGAGTATCTCGAGACCAATGGCTTCCCGTTGAGGATTGACACCGAAGGAAGGCTTCAAAGGCTTAAGGCCATGGGCATCCCCATGCTGCTGCTGAGCATAAGCCCCTTTCACAATGAGTTTATAAGCGCTCACGAGGTGGAGAGGATCTTTCACTCCATCATCAAGGTTTTCGGATACGAGGGGATTTTCCCCTGGCATCCCGGCTATTTCCCGTTCCTCCGGCGTGTCGATCCAGAACGCCCCGTGCCGCTTGAGGAGTACTTCGGCGCCTTTTCGCCGCAGGAGATCCGCCTGCAGCTTGAGTCCCTCATTTACCTTCATCCTTCAGGGAGGGCAGCCTACTTTTTTGCCCGGTACCTGCCCACTTTCAGGGCGGAGCATTTTTTCCGGCATCCCTGCGGCGAAGCCCTCAAGTCGCCAGTCCATGTGCATGTGGATTACAGGGGGGCCTACCTCCCGGGATTCTGTGCGGGGCTTTCCCTTGGAGAGGGTGCTGCCTTCCAGCTTGAAAAGCTTTACGGTGAAGGCATCGACCTTGCTCTCTACCCGGTGCTGGAGCTTATTGTGAGGGAGGGGCTTGAGGGGCTTTACCGTCATGGGCTCTCACAGGGGTATGAGCCCATAGCGGGCGGATATGTCTCGGCATGCCACCTCTGTATTGACCTGAGAATCCACCTGTATAACGGGGGATACCGGGGCGCCGAGCTCTATCCCCGTTTTTTTTATGATGAGTTAAGCCATCAAAGCCTGGCCGCCCGCATTGGGAAAGCTTCCGAAAGCCTGTCCTGA
- a CDS encoding MFS transporter, producing the protein MGNIVPLVKNWILFRNRTLFIFWVGQLTSRIGSFISYVALLLLVRELTGKNTTMAITGICQALPGLIVGLWAGAITDRVGKVRIMILTDVLRGLGCFIIPLCIYFHCLQAWHLYLVAVLISLGTAFFQPAEMAIIPDFVKREDLNSANAVARTTIQIGGIIGPALGALLITQWGAWTAFIADGITFFISAFCIMLMRVSQEKEKCESSDNLMEDVKEGIKLIWQNSPLKAILLCCIAVNFTYYPLPILLPEISERKFLDLTFFNKTQIFGAFIMTLTAGKLLASIMINSFNRFRHLKFFLYYSNIAIALAVLTVGVSRFLSLSFLAMAAIGFCGTITEVRIVSYIQSSFPENILGRIFGIILTVAFGTIPLSIFAGGWIADIVGSAWVLLGLGAGLVFTSLVIYFTGMLEGKNDVVSDSTTLVFVNKY; encoded by the coding sequence ATGGGAAATATAGTGCCTCTCGTGAAAAACTGGATACTGTTCAGAAACAGGACCCTCTTCATCTTCTGGGTGGGGCAGCTCACGTCGCGCATCGGCTCCTTCATAAGCTACGTGGCCCTCCTGCTCCTGGTAAGGGAGCTCACGGGAAAGAACACGACGATGGCAATCACGGGGATCTGCCAGGCCCTCCCGGGCCTCATCGTGGGCCTGTGGGCGGGAGCCATCACCGACCGCGTCGGCAAGGTGCGGATCATGATCCTCACCGACGTGCTCAGGGGCCTTGGCTGCTTCATCATCCCTCTCTGCATATATTTTCACTGCCTCCAGGCCTGGCACCTCTACCTCGTGGCGGTCCTCATCTCCCTTGGCACGGCATTTTTCCAGCCTGCCGAGATGGCCATCATACCGGACTTCGTGAAGCGCGAGGATCTCAACAGCGCCAACGCCGTAGCAAGAACAACCATACAGATTGGCGGCATCATAGGCCCGGCTCTTGGCGCTCTCCTTATCACGCAGTGGGGCGCCTGGACCGCCTTCATCGCCGACGGCATCACCTTTTTCATCTCGGCCTTCTGCATCATGCTCATGAGAGTGAGTCAGGAGAAGGAAAAATGCGAATCCTCTGATAACCTCATGGAGGACGTAAAGGAAGGTATCAAGCTCATATGGCAGAACTCGCCCCTCAAGGCCATTCTGCTCTGCTGCATCGCCGTCAATTTCACTTACTATCCCCTTCCCATACTTCTTCCTGAGATCTCCGAGCGGAAGTTCCTGGATCTCACCTTCTTCAACAAGACTCAGATCTTCGGGGCTTTCATCATGACCCTCACGGCAGGAAAGCTCCTTGCATCAATCATGATAAATTCTTTCAACCGGTTCAGGCACTTGAAATTCTTTCTTTACTATTCAAATATTGCAATTGCCCTCGCGGTGCTCACCGTCGGCGTGAGCAGGTTTCTCTCCCTCTCTTTCCTCGCAATGGCCGCCATCGGCTTCTGCGGCACCATCACCGAGGTCCGTATCGTGTCCTATATCCAGTCAAGCTTCCCCGAAAACATCCTGGGCAGGATCTTCGGCATTATCCTCACGGTGGCTTTCGGCACCATTCCCCTTTCCATCTTCGCGGGGGGATGGATTGCCGACATCGTGGGATCGGCCTGGGTTCTTCTGGGCCTTGGCGCAGGGCTTGTCTTTACCTCGCTTGTCATTTACTTCACAGGGATGCTCGAGGGGAAGAACGACGTGGTCTCGGACAGCACCACGCTGGTCTTCGTCAACAAGTACTAG
- the ettA gene encoding energy-dependent translational throttle protein EttA, which yields MSNEPYKVIFSMVRVNKFYDKKPVIRDISLSFFYGAKIGVLGLNGAGKSTLLRIIAGVDTEYNGEVTFSPGYSVGFLPQEPGLDDSLTIRQVVEEGLKETADAVKEYERISDRLGEDISDDEMNSLIEKQGQLQEKIEALDGWNLDSRLEQAMDALGCPPGDTPVKVLSGGERRRVALCRLLLTKPDILLLDEPTNHLDAESVGWLERHLQEYEGTIIAVTHDRYFLDNVAGWILELDRGHGIPWKGNYSSWLEQKENRLRVEDKAESDRKKTLQRELEWIRMSPRARQAKSRARISAYEKLLGEDSEKRSRDLEIFIPNGPRLGNVVIECSDVSKGFDERLLMEHVTFSLPPGGIIGIIGVNGAGKTTLFKMFMGIEKPDSGTIRIGETVKLAYVDQTRDELEPDKTIWECISDGKELIDLGKQQVNSRAYVARFNFTGQDQQKKVGMLSGGERNRVHLARLLKSGANVILLDEPTNDLDVNTLRALEEALENFAGCAVVISHDRWFLDRVATHILAFEGDSQAYWFDGNFSDYEEKKIARLGAAAAEHHRIKYKRLTRN from the coding sequence ATGAGCAACGAGCCCTATAAAGTCATATTCTCAATGGTGAGAGTGAACAAGTTCTACGACAAGAAGCCCGTCATAAGGGACATTTCTCTTTCCTTTTTCTACGGCGCCAAGATAGGGGTGCTGGGCCTCAACGGGGCCGGCAAGAGCACCCTGCTGCGAATCATCGCCGGCGTCGATACCGAGTATAACGGCGAAGTGACCTTTTCGCCGGGATATTCGGTGGGATTCCTCCCCCAGGAGCCCGGGCTTGACGACTCCCTCACTATCCGCCAGGTCGTCGAGGAGGGCCTCAAGGAAACTGCCGATGCCGTGAAAGAGTATGAGCGGATAAGTGATCGCCTGGGCGAAGACATAAGTGACGACGAGATGAACAGCCTCATTGAAAAGCAGGGCCAGCTCCAGGAGAAAATAGAAGCCCTCGACGGGTGGAACCTGGATTCTCGCCTGGAGCAGGCCATGGATGCCCTGGGCTGCCCCCCCGGCGACACACCCGTAAAAGTCCTCTCGGGCGGAGAGCGCAGGCGCGTGGCCCTCTGCAGGCTCCTGCTCACAAAACCCGACATTCTGCTTCTTGACGAGCCTACAAACCACCTTGACGCCGAGTCAGTGGGCTGGCTTGAGCGCCACCTGCAGGAATACGAGGGCACCATCATTGCCGTCACCCATGACCGCTATTTCCTGGACAACGTGGCGGGATGGATCCTGGAGCTCGACAGGGGTCACGGTATCCCATGGAAAGGGAATTACTCCTCGTGGCTTGAGCAGAAGGAGAACCGCCTTCGTGTTGAGGACAAGGCGGAGAGCGACCGGAAAAAGACCCTCCAGAGAGAGCTTGAGTGGATCAGGATGTCCCCCAGGGCCCGGCAGGCAAAATCGAGGGCCCGTATCAGCGCCTATGAAAAGCTGCTGGGAGAGGACAGTGAAAAGCGAAGCCGGGACCTGGAGATCTTTATCCCCAACGGTCCCCGCCTCGGCAACGTGGTGATTGAGTGCAGCGACGTGAGCAAGGGCTTTGATGAAAGGCTCCTCATGGAGCATGTGACCTTTTCCCTTCCCCCCGGGGGTATCATAGGAATAATTGGAGTCAACGGCGCGGGGAAAACGACTCTCTTCAAGATGTTCATGGGCATCGAAAAGCCTGACTCGGGAACCATAAGGATCGGTGAGACGGTAAAGCTTGCCTATGTTGACCAGACCCGCGATGAGCTCGAGCCGGACAAGACCATATGGGAATGCATCTCTGACGGAAAAGAATTGATTGACCTGGGGAAACAGCAGGTGAATTCAAGGGCCTATGTGGCGCGTTTCAACTTCACAGGCCAGGACCAGCAGAAAAAGGTGGGCATGCTCTCAGGCGGAGAGCGCAACAGGGTGCACCTTGCGCGGCTCCTGAAATCGGGCGCCAACGTCATCCTCCTCGATGAGCCCACTAATGACCTGGATGTGAACACTCTGAGAGCCCTTGAGGAGGCCCTGGAAAACTTCGCCGGATGCGCCGTCGTGATAAGCCATGACCGCTGGTTCCTGGACAGGGTGGCCACCCATATCCTGGCCTTCGAGGGCGACAGCCAGGCCTACTGGTTTGACGGCAACTTTTCCGATTACGAGGAAAAAAAGATTGCCCGCCTTGGGGCCGCTGCGGCGGAGCATCACCGGATCAAGTACAAGAGGCTCACGAGAAACTAG
- a CDS encoding VWA domain-containing protein: MDKALLKKIHFSLIILISSLLLLPAGCVKKPAGAPGGGGPAYEGYSVLVRPSPSPASIAIAPPTPSPGGLTKPTKSPSIVAIRPSPKPTTFGGAVISTVTEQTFKTGAKHVDLVFCLDTSSSMEMLIAQAKQKLMDIAREIKGLKQKPTLRIALLSYGTPSYGSDSGWVRLESDFTTDLDTIYDKLANLRCNGGAEYVARVLHYSITELSWSTRKETLRTIFVAGNESVQQDPFISIPQVCEDAREKKVLINTIYCDTERGRFAAEWEETAKAGQGKFVALDFKAGTPVSFPTPIILSPLKVTFNATPVVSVTIPRLSRKPGTVPYPTLEPFNRKPVKKGALVAFEGQIMGVINKNSLLLQEAGSGGTQNRFFITSPSTKYTPSSWRPASGDKVLVYYDPQLPDKAKELEKAKGR; the protein is encoded by the coding sequence ATGGACAAGGCCTTGCTGAAAAAAATCCATTTTTCGCTGATAATTCTGATTTCAAGCCTCCTCCTTCTCCCGGCGGGCTGCGTAAAGAAGCCGGCCGGCGCTCCTGGCGGAGGGGGACCTGCCTACGAGGGATACAGCGTTCTCGTCAGGCCCTCGCCTTCACCGGCAAGCATTGCGATCGCCCCACCGACGCCTTCTCCGGGAGGCCTCACGAAGCCCACGAAATCCCCCAGTATCGTGGCGATAAGACCCTCACCGAAGCCCACCACCTTTGGAGGCGCCGTCATTTCCACCGTCACCGAGCAGACCTTCAAGACCGGGGCAAAGCACGTGGATCTGGTATTCTGCCTCGACACGAGCAGCAGCATGGAGATGCTCATTGCCCAGGCCAAGCAGAAGCTCATGGACATCGCCAGGGAGATAAAGGGCCTCAAGCAGAAGCCTACGCTCCGCATAGCGCTCCTCTCTTACGGGACACCCTCATACGGCTCCGATTCCGGCTGGGTAAGGCTTGAATCTGATTTCACCACCGATCTGGACACCATTTATGACAAGCTCGCCAACCTGCGCTGCAACGGCGGTGCCGAGTACGTGGCGAGGGTGCTCCATTATTCGATTACCGAGCTCTCGTGGAGCACCAGGAAAGAAACGCTGCGCACCATCTTTGTCGCAGGGAACGAGAGCGTGCAGCAGGATCCCTTCATCAGCATCCCCCAGGTCTGCGAGGATGCCAGGGAGAAGAAAGTGCTCATCAACACCATATACTGCGATACCGAGAGGGGACGATTCGCCGCCGAATGGGAGGAAACGGCAAAGGCCGGCCAAGGAAAATTCGTGGCCCTTGATTTCAAGGCGGGCACCCCCGTGTCGTTCCCTACGCCGATAATCCTGAGCCCCCTGAAGGTGACTTTCAATGCCACCCCTGTGGTCTCCGTCACCATTCCAAGGCTTTCAAGGAAGCCCGGCACCGTTCCCTACCCCACCCTGGAGCCTTTCAACAGGAAGCCGGTGAAGAAGGGGGCACTCGTTGCCTTTGAAGGGCAGATTATGGGTGTCATAAACAAAAACAGCCTCCTGCTCCAGGAGGCGGGCTCGGGAGGGACGCAGAACAGGTTTTTCATCACGTCACCCTCGACGAAATATACGCCTTCCTCGTGGCGGCCCGCATCGGGCGACAAGGTCCTGGTCTATTATGACCCCCAACTGCCCGACAAGGCAAAGGAGCTTGAAAAGGCAAAGGGACGGTGA
- a CDS encoding methyltransferase domain-containing protein — MFLLKAPAGTVENGELYGHTVFNGKMIVWKQFWWHFLTMRGWKDITPPWWGRSHAKLGTVRKVLHIYHGTLYDMLFLTPVLRAYANQHPVVMQVVDTSKKGAGLLEANPWISKITVQKNKAGYRFVDEFDDVLKYDGIESVYRGSELNNIYDLMAGWAGIELDDHEKRPEIFLRLNESRSADELLLSWGFRKNEQYIVIEYDTTPKIRTFPPETLFDLAKRLAGEGHKVILFGYTGLGRRGAVKCGRCGRRSFIDLPEGISSAIVKCRCGMPCKGRRAESGFPGLFFIDNEKVGGRTVASIISRAEAFIGPDSWGLHVAAGFDRPSLGVFFSTDGDLSTRYYKKTRCMQIDAPCGPCFQHGVDICRKRNQEGYSLCADKVTADELYGEFIKVMEGDFQKGTTPFKPLASRDCPVCGGTGRRFISRKKWLCYYECLNCTVIYTDGEAEEPLYTLGYFDKYHERINESGQRYVARILHRNFFKAGALALDVGCGTAHTLDELRRQGWGVEGIDPSRAAIEESEKRYPRLAGKLHRQPFEHFEADKEFTLVWMNKVFERFHEPREIFSQVHALLGEAGVFSLQSYDGDVWRKNNLSTHWDGVNTSYAGEHSIIPNERSLKQLAEDCGFEFIGREKQYDPDCLFASFRKCAPNVNFSWKMSLISPLS, encoded by the coding sequence ATGTTTCTATTGAAGGCGCCGGCCGGAACTGTGGAAAACGGGGAGCTTTACGGCCACACGGTATTTAACGGAAAAATGATTGTCTGGAAACAATTCTGGTGGCATTTCCTCACCATGCGCGGCTGGAAGGACATCACGCCTCCATGGTGGGGCAGAAGCCATGCGAAGCTGGGTACCGTGAGAAAAGTGCTTCATATTTACCATGGCACCCTTTATGACATGCTCTTTCTTACGCCGGTGCTGCGGGCGTATGCGAATCAACATCCCGTTGTGATGCAGGTGGTGGATACAAGTAAAAAAGGAGCAGGGCTTCTTGAAGCCAACCCCTGGATATCGAAAATCACCGTGCAGAAGAACAAGGCAGGCTATCGTTTTGTGGACGAGTTCGACGACGTGCTGAAATATGACGGCATCGAGTCAGTATACCGCGGGAGCGAGCTCAATAATATCTACGATCTCATGGCGGGATGGGCAGGGATCGAGCTGGATGATCACGAGAAAAGGCCTGAAATCTTTCTCCGCTTGAATGAATCAAGATCTGCCGATGAGCTTCTCTTGTCGTGGGGTTTCAGAAAAAATGAACAGTATATAGTTATTGAGTATGATACCACCCCGAAAATCCGCACCTTTCCGCCCGAAACTCTGTTTGACCTTGCAAAGAGACTGGCAGGTGAAGGGCATAAGGTCATTCTATTCGGCTACACCGGCCTGGGCCGGAGGGGGGCAGTGAAGTGCGGCAGGTGCGGCAGAAGGAGCTTTATAGACCTCCCTGAAGGAATCAGCAGTGCCATCGTCAAGTGCAGATGCGGAATGCCCTGCAAGGGGCGGAGAGCCGAAAGCGGCTTTCCCGGCCTCTTCTTCATAGATAATGAAAAGGTGGGAGGGAGGACTGTTGCCTCGATCATCTCCCGGGCAGAAGCCTTCATAGGCCCTGATTCCTGGGGGCTCCACGTGGCGGCAGGCTTTGACAGGCCTTCCCTGGGGGTATTCTTCTCAACCGATGGCGATCTCAGTACGAGATATTATAAGAAAACCAGGTGCATGCAGATAGATGCACCCTGCGGGCCGTGCTTTCAGCATGGAGTGGATATATGCAGAAAACGTAACCAGGAAGGCTATTCTCTCTGCGCGGACAAGGTGACTGCCGATGAGCTTTACGGCGAGTTCATCAAGGTCATGGAGGGAGACTTCCAGAAAGGCACCACGCCTTTCAAGCCCTTGGCAAGCCGGGACTGCCCGGTGTGCGGGGGGACCGGGAGGAGATTCATCTCAAGGAAAAAATGGCTCTGCTATTACGAATGCCTTAACTGCACGGTGATTTACACCGATGGTGAGGCAGAGGAGCCTCTCTATACTCTGGGCTATTTTGACAAATACCATGAAAGGATCAACGAGAGCGGGCAGCGGTACGTGGCCAGGATTCTCCACAGGAATTTTTTCAAGGCCGGCGCCCTTGCGCTCGACGTGGGCTGCGGCACGGCTCATACGCTTGATGAGCTTCGGCGCCAGGGGTGGGGAGTCGAAGGGATCGATCCCTCCCGGGCCGCCATAGAGGAGAGTGAAAAGAGATACCCCCGCCTCGCGGGAAAACTCCACCGGCAGCCCTTTGAGCACTTTGAAGCCGATAAGGAATTCACCCTCGTATGGATGAACAAGGTTTTCGAGCGTTTCCACGAGCCCCGGGAAATTTTCAGCCAGGTTCACGCTCTTCTCGGGGAGGCAGGGGTATTCTCGCTGCAGTCTTACGATGGCGACGTGTGGAGAAAGAACAATTTATCGACCCACTGGGACGGCGTGAATACTTCCTATGCGGGCGAGCATTCGATAATCCCCAATGAGCGCTCTCTGAAGCAGCTCGCCGAAGACTGCGGCTTCGAGTTTATCGGGAGAGAAAAGCAGTATGACCCGGACTGCCTTTTTGCAAGCTTCAGGAAATGCGCACCAAATGTTAACTTTTCATGGAAAATGAGCTTAATCTCGCCTCTCAGTTAA